GATAGTGAAATTCTTCATCGTTTTCTCGTTTGATCAGATACGATTGAGGAACGCGAAATCCCAATTCATTTTTGGCAAAACTCATAAAGAGATGTTCATTTAAAGCTAAATGCGGAAGATAATATTGCGATGAAGGATCGGCTTTATATCGACTGTAAGGTTTGAGAATAAAATCACGTATACCATCGGATTTATCCTGATGTATCCGATGGTGTTCTAGGTCAAGATCAACAAGCCGTTTGTATTGAAAACCGCTGATCCCGGGAAGCTCGTCATAGGTAAAATGAGAGAGGTCTTCACCCTCAGGAAACAACTCTTCTTCATTGATGTCGAGGGTATAATTTTCAAGCACAGCAGGGAAGGGGAGAGCAGGGCCTAATATAGTCTCAAGATTGCTTAAAAAAGAGGGACGGTTCTTTTGAGATTCTACCTGAGACTCACCGGTGAGCGTGAAATAAATATCGCCGATATTATGTGTTAATCGAACCAACATATCAAGCTCATCGGATGAGTTTAATGTTTGCTCTAGCATCTCACGATTAACCCCTTCGGGGAGATTCTCATCAAACGTTGCGTGAAGTTCTGAAGATGAATAGGGGACTATATCTAAAGGTAATCCTGGGATTTCTACTTTATTCAGGGTTAAGTATCGATCAGCATAGCAGAATACAAACTCTTGAGCGTTTTGAAAAAGGTAACCTGCGATTTGATCAGCTTTATGAACAAAGATCATCCGATAATCTTTTGCATAAGCTTCACGGACATCTTTTTGCCAATAGACAGTTGATGCAGATTGTCCGAGTGTACGAACTCGGTTGCTAGCTATAAGTTCATTGAGAACACGCAAAAGTTTTTTATCCTTAATCCCAAAAACACCACTTTTACGTTCGATCTCTTTTAAGGATTCAGCTTCTTTTAGCGTTAAAATGATTTCTAAAACCTCAGTAATATCGGCTCTCACGTTAACTCCATCCATTTAAGGTTTTTAGGACACTGTATTAAATTAGTTTAAGTTTACAGTGACTATTATAAATATAAACTTAGTTGGTGTCTTGAGAAACTTAAGCACTGTAATTCCACTGATTAATACTATCTGCCAGAAAACCCTAAAATTGATAAATTCATACAGTGTCAAATGACCTGAAATTAGTGATAAGTATCAAATATTCAACAGTGTATGAAAAACACTTAGTTAATCCCTATGAGGGGGCTCTTTTATTCGGATACGAAACTATTGATACTATTTTCTAGTTGTGTTAGTTCACTGATTATGGCGTCAAATGAAAGGATTTCTCCCGAAAACATACTTCCCATTTTTTCATAGTCTTGTTTAAAAGCTTGAAGAATCGCATAATGCGGAACGATTTTTAAAGTTCCCGGCTTGGCATCATCATAATTAGCTGCACCGGATCGGAAATAAAACTTTTTGTGTTCGGCTACTTTTGCCAATAAGTCTGTATCTTTCAAGGCCTCTTTGCCGATATCACTTCGATAGAGCATCACTAGATCATAAAGATGACGGCTGAGACGCTCTTTGACACGATCAGGTTTGTTGATATTATTCTCCGCATGAAGAATAGTCGCTTTTTCCCAGAAGGTTCGTTTTGGAGAAAGAACATTAACCTCACATGATGTTTTTATCTCAGCGATTGCATCCTCAATAAACGCTTTGATTTCAACACGCTCGATCGGTTCATGCGCCGCTTTGGTTCCGCTCTCGATCAGAACAACCGGTTTAACATACTGATCACCGTATTCACTAGTGTTCAGAGATTTAGGGTAGAGGAATAAAATATTTTCAGGGTTATTTGGGTCAATCGATAAACTCCATTCTTTGGCTGATCCAATATCTGCTGTGATTTGATCTGAAAGCATAGGTAATAGGGTATCTCTCAAAAATGCTTCGCCAGCCAACTTGAGCAGTTCAACCGCTTTTTCAGCTTTCTTTTTACTCTCTGGTAACTTAGCAATTTCATGTGGAGCTTTGTCTCCGCCGAATCCAAGATCTTCCATATTTAGAGATAGATCGATGTCTTCGGAAAACCGCTCAATCAGTTTGTAGCACTTTGAGAGGGAAGTTCCCCCTTTGAACATCAATCGATGTGTATGTGTCAAGCGATTAAAGAGGGTATCAAGCAGATAGGTTACCCAAAAGTCTTTTTCCACTACATGTGCAGGATAACCGGTATACGTTGAAGCAATGCGAAAGGCTGCTTCACGATCAGATTTTGGGAGTTTTATAAATTCATACACTATGACGCCTTCGTGATAATATGCTCAACCGCTTCTTTAACCCAAGCGGAGCGGTTCTTTGAAGCAGATTTAAGATCATGAATCTCTTTTTCGTTTAACGTCTCAGCTATTTTAGACTGTAACGATTCATCAAATGCTTCTTCTTTACCAAGATATTCAATAGCGCTCAGATAGAGTC
Above is a window of Sulfuricurvum sp. DNA encoding:
- a CDS encoding type II toxin-antitoxin system HipA family toxin — encoded protein: MDGVNVRADITEVLEIILTLKEAESLKEIERKSGVFGIKDKKLLRVLNELIASNRVRTLGQSASTVYWQKDVREAYAKDYRMIFVHKADQIAGYLFQNAQEFVFCYADRYLTLNKVEIPGLPLDIVPYSSSELHATFDENLPEGVNREMLEQTLNSSDELDMLVRLTHNIGDIYFTLTGESQVESQKNRPSFLSNLETILGPALPFPAVLENYTLDINEEELFPEGEDLSHFTYDELPGISGFQYKRLVDLDLEHHRIHQDKSDGIRDFILKPYSRYKADPSSQYYLPHLALNEHLFMSFAKNELGFRVPQSYLIKRENDEEFHYLIKRFDRLGTYRFAKANFSTYLGLRAENKYSTTSEKMFTRIKKELISEAERLELLKHYFYSMIISHEDMHTKNLSLIISESIKLFAPLYDIATTRIYSNTKHYDSHLTIDGQRSNITPRHFEKLVDILDVNKKSFRSEAQRICEIFRDRLPEYINAIEALGPLSFSTMKQKAKPGQAPSWVPNKEYELADVLRRYHEERINELVKLGWLK
- a CDS encoding nucleotidyl transferase AbiEii/AbiGii toxin family protein; translated protein: MYEFIKLPKSDREAAFRIASTYTGYPAHVVEKDFWVTYLLDTLFNRLTHTHRLMFKGGTSLSKCYKLIERFSEDIDLSLNMEDLGFGGDKAPHEIAKLPESKKKAEKAVELLKLAGEAFLRDTLLPMLSDQITADIGSAKEWSLSIDPNNPENILFLYPKSLNTSEYGDQYVKPVVLIESGTKAAHEPIERVEIKAFIEDAIAEIKTSCEVNVLSPKRTFWEKATILHAENNINKPDRVKERLSRHLYDLVMLYRSDIGKEALKDTDLLAKVAEHKKFYFRSGAANYDDAKPGTLKIVPHYAILQAFKQDYEKMGSMFSGEILSFDAIISELTQLENSINSFVSE